One genomic region from Desulfurispira natronophila encodes:
- a CDS encoding ArsR/SmtB family transcription factor, whose translation MNIDFDDISTKFKCLSDPTRLRILHMLMENEYCVGDIARTIGTTQANISKHLSLLRQAGMVNHRKDGMQVIYSLSGDRVQQLCKIMCND comes from the coding sequence ATGAATATTGACTTTGATGATATATCAACAAAGTTCAAGTGTCTATCTGATCCAACACGATTACGTATTCTGCACATGCTCATGGAGAATGAATACTGTGTTGGTGACATAGCTCGCACAATCGGTACGACTCAAGCCAATATATCTAAGCATCTTTCACTGCTGCGCCAGGCAGGAATGGTAAACCACCGTAAAGATGGCATGCAAGTTATATACTCTCTAAGCGGTGACCGAGTACAACAGCTTTGCAAGATCATGTGCAACGACTGA